GCCAGAGCAATATCACTAAAATACGTCTTCACTATCAAGTTGATAGAATGAACTATGCTCAAGTTACTAGCGAAGCCTGGCCTGATTTCACGCCATCTCCAAAAGTGGGAACAGAATGGATATGGGATATGAGAAAAGCCAATCTGTTAGCCGGGGCCACAGTCAGATACTGGTGGACGATCGAAGATAAAACCGGGGATAGACTGATAACTCCCTCTAAGGTAATTCGCTTTGACGACCTCCGCTATTCCTGGCAAAAGTTAACTTCAGGGCAACTTAGCCTCTTCTGGTATAAAGGTAGTCAATCCTTTGCTGACGAACTGATGGCTGCTTGCAACCAGGCATTGGAAAGGCTGGCTAAAGACACCGGTGTCTATCCTGAAAGGCCTATAAGTATATTCATCTATGCCAGCACCAGAGACCTCCAGGGTGCCATGATTTTCCCACAAGAATGGACAGGCGGTGTCGCTTTTACTGAATACGGCCTTATCGCCATTGGTGTTCCTGCAAATGAACTGGATTGGGGGAAAAAGGCTTTAGCTCACGAGCTGGGCCACATGGTAACTCATCAGATAACTTTCAGTCCCTACGGAGCCGTTCTACCCACCTGGCTAGATGAAGGCTTAGCCATGCACGCCGAAGGCGAACCAGACCCCTATCTCCAGGCGTGGCTCAAAAAGGCAACCACTCAACAGAAACTCATTTCGGTACGCAGCCTATCCAGTCCATTTTCAGCCAAAACTGAAGAGGCCTATATCTCTTATGCTGAAAGTCAAAGCCTGGTCGAATTCCTCATCCAAAACTATGGCAAAGATAAAATGCTTCACCTTCTAAATTTATTAAAAGAAGGTAACTCTTGCGATGAAGCACTGACCGAGGTTTATGGGTTCGACCAGGATGGACTTGATGCACTATGGCGAAACTATATAACTAGCCACAAGCAATCGCAGCCTGGATTCCAGCATATCTCGCTGTGGGAGACCAGTCCAGAAACCTCCCTCTGGGATGAGACGCTGGGTAAACTGGTGACAGCAAACATACTAATAGAGGTGCCTTGATTGAAGGACTCTTTCACCGTTCATGACCTGCCGCTTTCTGAACGGCCTAGGGAGAGGCTCTTAAAGCTGGGCAGCGAAGCTCTGTCCAGCCAGGAGATTCTAGCCTTGATTCTGGGACGAGGAATTAAAGGCGAATCAGTAATTGTCACCGCACAGAAACTGCTGAGTAAATTCGGCAATCTTAAGAACCTCGCCTCTGCCTCTATGGAAGAACTAACTCAAATAAAAGGCATTGGTCCGGCCAAAGCCGCTCAGATCAAAGCCACCTTTGAGTTGAGCAAACGGCTGGAAGATTCCTCCAGCGAAGGCCCCAAAATCACGGTTAAATCTCCAGAGGATGCCATAAAAGCAGCCAGAAACCAGCTAAAGGGCAAGAAGAAAGAGCACTTCCTTGCACTCTGCTTGGACACTAGAAATCATCTGATAAACACGCATAGGGTCTCTATCGGCAGCCTTGACTGCAGCATCGTGCATCCACGTGAGGTATTCAAAGATGCCATCTCTTCCTGTGCTGCTTCAGTAATCTTCATGCACAATCACCCCTCTGGTGACCCTACCCCCTCCGAAGATGACATCAAGCTAACCAAGCGCCTTGTCGAAGCCGGTGAAATCCTGGGCATCGAAGTCCTCGACCACATAATCATCTGTGATAGAGACCATTTAAGCATGAAAGCGAAAAATCTATTTTGAGGCCCAAAAACAAATGAAACAAGCTTGGCATTTCACACTACTGGGTGCACTTCTTTGTGCTTTAGTTGCCTTACCATTCATCACTAACTGCCTGCCAGAGGAAACACCCACCCGAGAAAATGGAGTGCTCAACCTGTGGGACACCGGCCCGATAACAATTGACCCGGCGATATCCAGCGAGATGACTTCACACGCCTACGTTATGCAAATTTTTAACGGCCTGATCAGTCTTGGTGACGAGGCAAAGCCGGTGCCGGACATAGCCGAAAGCTGGCAAAGAAGCGATGATGGTAAAACCTACACTTTCTATTTGCGCAGAGGAGCAAAGTTCCACGATGGGAGAGAAGTTACCGCCCAGGACTTCAAATATTCCTGGGAAAGAGCCTGCCATCCTGAAACCGTCTCGCAAACAGCAGCTACATATTTAGGCGATATCGTCGGTGTGAAAGATGTACTGGAAGGCAAGACTATAGACATAAGCGGTGTCGAGATTATCGACGATTACACCCTAAAGATCACCATTGACGCTCCTAAGGCTTATTTTCTGGCCAAGCTAACCTACCCTACTGCCTTTGTTGTTGATAAAGCCAATGTAGAATCCGGCAAAAAATGGTGGCTCAAGCCAAACGGTACCGGCCCATTCAAGCTTAAGGAATGGAAAACAGACGATATATTAGTGCTGGAGCAAAACGAGCTTTACTACGGTCAGCCAGCCACTATCAAGAGAGTAGTCTTCCATCTACTAGCCGGTCTTCCAATGGCGATGTATGAAATGGGTGAAATCGACGTAGCCGAGGTCGACGAATATTACATCGATAGGGCAGCAGATGAACAGGGACCTTTCTACAAAGAACTGGCTGTATTCCCAGAGCTAAGCCTGTTCTATATAGGATTCAATACCCAGAAGCCACCTTTTGATGATGTCAACATCCGCCGGGCTTTTTGCCATGCCATAAATAAAGAACGGATCATCAAGCTAACTCTCAAAGGGATGATGACCAAAGCCGATGGTATTCTGCCGCTGAACATGCCCGGCTATAACGAAAATCTGGGGGGGCTTAGCTACGATATAGCTAAGTCAAAGGAACTCATCGCTAATTCAAAATATGGCAGTGCGGCCAACCTACCGCCTATTACGCTTACCACCTCTGGCTGGGGAGGCAATATACCGGAATATCTAGGTGCCATAATCCAAGACTGGCGAGAAAATCTTGGCGTGGAGGTAAGCGTAAGACAGCTTGAGCCAGAGATATTCTCCTACTTCTTAAAAGAGGAGGCTGATGAGATGTTTATTACTGGTTGGATTGCTGACTATCCCGATCCACAGAACTTCCTGGACATACTATTCCACACTGGTGCTGAGTATAACACGGGTAACTATAGCGACCAAAACGTAGACGCCCTGCTCGACCAGGCAGGCGTAGAGCAGGATGAGACCACCAGATTTAACCTGTACCGGCAAGCCGAGCAGATACTAGTAGACGAAGCCGCCTGCCTGCCTCTGTGGTTCGGTAAGACTTATCTTCTAATTAAACCTTATGTCAAGAACTATAAACTGGACGCTCAGGGTATTCCCACACTAAAAGAGGTATGTGTAAATGAGTAACAAAACTGGTTTACCCGCTCCCTGTGGACTTCACTGTGGTATGTGTCCGTTATATAAAGCACTATCCGACGAGAAATTGAGAGACACCTTGTCACAGCGGATGCAGCTACCTCCAGAAAAGGCCAAATGCCAGGGATGCCGAGCTGTTAACGGCCATTGTCCCGTTATTGGCGAACAGTGTGCAACTTATGTCTGTGCCAAAGAAAAAGAAGTGGAGTTCTGCTCTGACTGTTCAGAATTCCCCTGCTCTAAACTGTTACCCTGCACCGACAGAGCCGAGAGTTTGCCTCACAACCTCAAAGCCTACAGCCTGACTTTACGGAAGCTTCAGGGTGAGCAAGTCTGGAATCAGACGATAGGTCAAATGTATTCGCTATATTACAGGGGCCAAATAGTGATAGGCAAAGGACCAGTTGCACGCACATAGCCAAATCATCTTATGCCCATAAATCCTCTATAGCTTTTTCTGTTGGCTTGTTACCCAAAGGTTACAAATTGAAAGCGCAGTAAGTGGCAGATATGGTATATCGAGCTACCGCCTTTTGATCCAGAGACCTTATTATTAGCCATATTACTTCTTTCCCATACATAATCTCCTACTCGTAAAGTTACCTTTAGGCTATTCATAATAGCTCCGAGGGATGGTATATTAGATTCAACTGATTCAACGATAAATTATCGAACAGGGGGAGGTGACTGATCAAATGGAAAAGACGGGTGAACAAAACAAACCCAGCATGGATGAGCTGGCAGAACTGGCTCAAGCTTTGATATGCTGTGCCGGAACAGATATCTATATTGTTCCGGATGAAAAATCTCAGTATGCTAACTCACTGCTCCAAGAGCTAACAAGCTATACAGACATTGCGCCGGAACAGCTAGTTACATTGTCCCGGATGCAAAATTTAAGCACGCCAACTCCCTGCGCTAGGAACTAACTAGACTACACAGAGCAGAAACTGCGAGGTAATTTAGATGGTAAAGAAAGGTACATCAACCGAATATATAGGAAACCAGACCACTGTGGAAAGTTTTATGGACATAACCGAACACAAACAGGAGGAAAAAGCCCTAAGACAATCAGAGGAGAGATATCGGACTATCTTGGATGAGATGCAAGATGCCTATTTTGAGGTTGACCTGGCTGGTAATTTCACTTTCGTCAATGACTCGCAGTGCCGTCTTCTAGGATATTCAAACAAAGAGATGCTAGGAATGAACTATCGAGGCCATATAGCCAAAGAGGACGCTCAAGCTGTG
This Chloroflexota bacterium DNA region includes the following protein-coding sequences:
- a CDS encoding peptidase MA domain-containing protein; protein product: MTKWFIPLILAIILFITPTITYSQDGISLLDSTAEIYFPSALVFKIKTTSQSNITKIRLHYQVDRMNYAQVTSEAWPDFTPSPKVGTEWIWDMRKANLLAGATVRYWWTIEDKTGDRLITPSKVIRFDDLRYSWQKLTSGQLSLFWYKGSQSFADELMAACNQALERLAKDTGVYPERPISIFIYASTRDLQGAMIFPQEWTGGVAFTEYGLIAIGVPANELDWGKKALAHELGHMVTHQITFSPYGAVLPTWLDEGLAMHAEGEPDPYLQAWLKKATTQQKLISVRSLSSPFSAKTEEAYISYAESQSLVEFLIQNYGKDKMLHLLNLLKEGNSCDEALTEVYGFDQDGLDALWRNYITSHKQSQPGFQHISLWETSPETSLWDETLGKLVTANILIEVP
- a CDS encoding JAB domain-containing protein, whose translation is MKDSFTVHDLPLSERPRERLLKLGSEALSSQEILALILGRGIKGESVIVTAQKLLSKFGNLKNLASASMEELTQIKGIGPAKAAQIKATFELSKRLEDSSSEGPKITVKSPEDAIKAARNQLKGKKKEHFLALCLDTRNHLINTHRVSIGSLDCSIVHPREVFKDAISSCAASVIFMHNHPSGDPTPSEDDIKLTKRLVEAGEILGIEVLDHIIICDRDHLSMKAKNLF
- a CDS encoding peptide ABC transporter substrate-binding protein; the protein is MKQAWHFTLLGALLCALVALPFITNCLPEETPTRENGVLNLWDTGPITIDPAISSEMTSHAYVMQIFNGLISLGDEAKPVPDIAESWQRSDDGKTYTFYLRRGAKFHDGREVTAQDFKYSWERACHPETVSQTAATYLGDIVGVKDVLEGKTIDISGVEIIDDYTLKITIDAPKAYFLAKLTYPTAFVVDKANVESGKKWWLKPNGTGPFKLKEWKTDDILVLEQNELYYGQPATIKRVVFHLLAGLPMAMYEMGEIDVAEVDEYYIDRAADEQGPFYKELAVFPELSLFYIGFNTQKPPFDDVNIRRAFCHAINKERIIKLTLKGMMTKADGILPLNMPGYNENLGGLSYDIAKSKELIANSKYGSAANLPPITLTTSGWGGNIPEYLGAIIQDWRENLGVEVSVRQLEPEIFSYFLKEEADEMFITGWIADYPDPQNFLDILFHTGAEYNTGNYSDQNVDALLDQAGVEQDETTRFNLYRQAEQILVDEAACLPLWFGKTYLLIKPYVKNYKLDAQGIPTLKEVCVNE
- a CDS encoding DUF3795 domain-containing protein, which codes for MSNKTGLPAPCGLHCGMCPLYKALSDEKLRDTLSQRMQLPPEKAKCQGCRAVNGHCPVIGEQCATYVCAKEKEVEFCSDCSEFPCSKLLPCTDRAESLPHNLKAYSLTLRKLQGEQVWNQTIGQMYSLYYRGQIVIGKGPVART